One window of the Spirochaetia bacterium 38H-sp genome contains the following:
- a CDS encoding TolC family protein, whose amino-acid sequence MRFKKIIAMIFVIVVTGIIWSQEAERLTVDKAVEYALKYNSSIKNAALDLESSGLTKNTVFNQFYPSISASATLSKMHESTETISGLIPDTTSEVFSGSSMYDRVIYYEQEIPLTWMLSTSIQANLTLTTQLVSGIKIAFKNYEMGQISLEKLQRQTERDVRKAFYNLLLSKEQLNIMKESLNAAEARYKQTEKLYKNGLVDQQVLLSSRVAWESMKPQISQLDMAYKMSLSNFKMMLGIALDKPIELVGEIKVPSVDINNINSMEVSFADRADIKELVGAISMQKLQKEITMGGMLPMLTFTLTADPSFSGDPFKDSWFEDMDKWSQSSGMFGLTVTLPVDSWLPGSSTWVKLANTERDIKKLRNQLEDMLKGAKMSLDSHLLSVKTAMENLEASNLNLELAKTSYNLAEEAYKSGLKDLVAVMDAENTLRQAQFSVLSTKAQILNGLIDLAYDLNQPIDQFIGGEK is encoded by the coding sequence ATGCGGTTTAAGAAGATTATTGCAATGATTTTTGTCATTGTCGTGACCGGCATAATATGGTCACAAGAAGCAGAAAGACTGACCGTGGATAAAGCTGTAGAGTATGCGCTCAAATACAACAGCAGCATAAAGAATGCAGCTTTGGATCTAGAGAGCAGTGGACTCACAAAGAACACGGTCTTTAATCAGTTTTATCCAAGCATAAGTGCAAGCGCAACACTTAGCAAAATGCATGAGTCAACAGAAACAATAAGTGGGCTAATTCCTGATACTACTTCCGAGGTTTTTTCTGGTAGCAGTATGTATGACAGGGTTATTTATTATGAGCAAGAAATTCCGCTTACATGGATGCTTTCTACTAGCATACAGGCAAATCTAACACTAACAACACAGCTTGTTTCCGGCATAAAGATAGCCTTCAAGAACTACGAGATGGGACAGATCAGCTTGGAAAAACTGCAGAGACAGACAGAGCGAGATGTAAGAAAAGCTTTTTATAACCTGCTTCTCAGCAAGGAACAACTCAATATAATGAAAGAAAGTCTCAATGCTGCGGAAGCAAGATATAAGCAGACAGAAAAACTTTATAAAAACGGGCTTGTGGACCAACAGGTTTTGCTTTCTTCCAGAGTTGCATGGGAGTCTATGAAACCACAAATAAGCCAGCTTGATATGGCATATAAGATGTCTCTCAGCAACTTTAAGATGATGCTGGGTATAGCACTTGATAAGCCCATAGAACTTGTAGGAGAGATAAAAGTTCCTTCTGTGGATATTAATAACATAAACAGCATGGAGGTATCTTTTGCAGACAGAGCGGATATAAAGGAACTTGTAGGTGCAATCAGCATGCAAAAGCTCCAAAAAGAAATAACAATGGGTGGGATGCTGCCTATGCTGACTTTTACTCTTACTGCAGATCCGAGTTTCTCCGGCGACCCCTTTAAGGACTCATGGTTTGAAGATATGGACAAGTGGTCTCAGAGTAGCGGTATGTTTGGGCTTACTGTTACACTGCCGGTGGATTCATGGCTCCCGGGTTCTTCCACATGGGTAAAACTTGCAAACACAGAGAGAGACATAAAAAAGCTGAGAAACCAGCTTGAGGATATGTTAAAAGGAGCAAAGATGTCACTAGACTCTCATCTTTTGTCGGTAAAAACCGCCATGGAAAACCTGGAAGCTTCAAATCTCAATCTTGAGCTGGCCAAGACTTCTTATAATCTAGCAGAAGAAGCCTATAAATCCGGGCTCAAGGACCTTGTAGCCGTGATGGATGCTGAGAATACCTTGAGACAAGCTCAGTTCTCAGTACTCAGCACCAAGGCACAGATTCTTAACGGACTTATAGACCTTGCATATGATTTAAACCAACCAATAGACCAATTTATCGGAGGAGAAAAATGA
- a CDS encoding TetR/AcrR family transcriptional regulator, whose protein sequence is MFVNDRSVKTEQGVNMEHADIIKAAINAWAKSGFSSTSLNDVAKELGVTKQAIYRYYPGKDALIEAIRDEVDRLHRAHYEALRAAMETAESFKEAMELFVYAKADSLYTHPAEYLFFFVPPNVKIYTEQFPEFYSGMEKREKELFLSLFDKTGAPVLDERQLDTAYVLVQTTSALGLLKPLMEKYKEGSSVSKEELSVIKQIVVETLCIGICREDAVLEPVDAEYVANIAKVEKEELPELHKIFEVVEKLINTKGMRGTSLGEVARELGMSKSSLYSHFKDKESMIKTVMVNQIKGFMDPLVTRLAMCRNTQEKVLCYILYSAAYVELHSRILGIMAWLRLNLPMPHQEEKKEQDFFGQYQGLYGIFAGLPLKEEVKQHKPMLYLHALIFSSLERKPGKFFSPEDAKDIYAFFLRGLFGMANKDKFFI, encoded by the coding sequence ATGTTTGTTAACGACCGTTCGGTAAAAACAGAACAAGGAGTAAACATGGAGCACGCCGATATTATAAAGGCGGCAATCAATGCCTGGGCAAAGTCAGGATTCTCCTCAACCAGCCTCAACGATGTGGCAAAGGAGTTGGGGGTAACAAAGCAGGCAATTTATCGCTATTATCCAGGAAAGGATGCTCTTATAGAAGCCATACGCGATGAGGTTGACAGGCTGCACAGAGCACATTATGAGGCTTTGAGAGCTGCCATGGAAACTGCTGAGAGTTTTAAAGAAGCTATGGAGCTTTTTGTGTATGCCAAGGCGGATAGTCTCTACACACATCCTGCAGAGTATCTTTTCTTTTTTGTTCCGCCCAATGTCAAAATTTATACGGAGCAATTCCCCGAGTTCTACTCTGGTATGGAAAAAAGAGAGAAGGAGCTTTTTCTCAGCCTCTTTGATAAGACTGGGGCGCCTGTCCTGGATGAGAGGCAGTTGGATACAGCATATGTATTGGTTCAGACCACCTCGGCCTTGGGGCTTCTCAAACCACTTATGGAAAAATACAAGGAAGGTTCTTCTGTTTCAAAAGAAGAGCTTTCTGTTATCAAGCAGATTGTAGTCGAGACTCTATGTATTGGCATTTGCAGGGAGGATGCTGTTCTAGAGCCTGTGGATGCAGAGTATGTTGCCAATATTGCAAAGGTAGAAAAAGAAGAACTCCCTGAGCTTCATAAAATATTTGAGGTTGTTGAGAAGTTGATAAACACAAAAGGCATGCGGGGTACAAGTCTGGGTGAGGTTGCAAGAGAGCTGGGCATGTCCAAGAGTTCTCTTTATTCTCATTTTAAGGATAAAGAGAGCATGATAAAAACGGTAATGGTCAACCAGATCAAGGGTTTTATGGATCCTCTTGTAACAAGGCTTGCAATGTGTCGCAACACACAGGAGAAGGTGCTCTGCTATATCCTTTATTCTGCTGCTTATGTAGAGCTCCACAGCAGAATTCTGGGAATAATGGCATGGTTGAGACTCAATCTGCCGATGCCACATCAGGAAGAGAAGAAAGAGCAGGACTTTTTTGGCCAATACCAGGGGCTTTATGGGATTTTTGCAGGACTTCCTCTCAAAGAGGAGGTAAAGCAGCACAAACCCATGCTCTATCTTCATGCTCTCATATTTTCTTCTCTTGAGAGAAAGCCGGGAAAGTTTTTCTCTCCAGAGGATGCAAAAGATATTTATGCCTTCTTTTTAAGAGGGCTATTCGGAATGGCAAACAAAGATAAATTTTTTATCTAG
- a CDS encoding MFS transporter produces the protein MEEKKLSRKLKLGYGVGDLGGNLFFTMMGFYLLYYLTDIVKLPAALAGTVLFVGKAWDAISDPIVGTLSDRTVSRMGRRRPYMFYGALFLLVFMTIVFFPVTNASVLFKVVWYAVMLCFLNTAYTMVNIPYSALAPELTADYNERTVLNAYRNIFALLGTFSGALLIMPLASVFPDVRLGWPFMGAVVGLIILITTFITVFTVREKPRTNTSSSKVQVLQAYLSAMSLKSFRIALATWSLFIIGINVIQAALVYYFTYVTGGRGSFSVTLMVLLSAALVSVPFWAFVAMRKGKRFAWNLGMLIFAVSVVLFVFLGPRVPLLVSYLFILVGGFGFSTQYAIPYAVLPDIVEYDFVKNGIRREGVFYGIWTFMSKAGQALASFMTGLILQFFGYVPPLADGAPAAQPDSALLGIRLLVGPIPAVFFIVGVIVFLFYPITREFYDRVIRMAEERGSST, from the coding sequence ATGGAAGAGAAAAAACTTAGCAGAAAATTAAAGCTGGGATACGGAGTGGGTGACCTTGGTGGAAACTTGTTTTTTACCATGATGGGTTTTTACCTGCTCTACTACCTGACAGATATTGTAAAACTACCTGCAGCTCTTGCCGGGACGGTTCTTTTTGTGGGTAAGGCATGGGATGCTATTTCTGATCCTATAGTCGGTACTCTCTCTGATAGGACAGTCTCAAGAATGGGTAGGCGCAGACCGTATATGTTCTACGGTGCTTTGTTCTTGCTTGTGTTTATGACGATTGTGTTTTTCCCTGTTACCAATGCTTCTGTCTTATTTAAGGTTGTATGGTATGCTGTTATGCTGTGCTTTCTAAATACTGCGTATACCATGGTCAATATTCCCTACAGTGCACTGGCACCGGAGCTTACTGCTGATTATAACGAGAGAACGGTTCTCAATGCATACAGAAATATCTTTGCTCTACTTGGTACTTTTTCAGGTGCCTTGCTTATAATGCCTCTTGCTTCTGTTTTTCCGGATGTTAGGTTGGGCTGGCCTTTTATGGGGGCTGTCGTGGGGCTTATTATCCTTATTACTACTTTTATCACAGTTTTTACCGTGAGGGAAAAACCAAGAACAAACACATCTTCCTCCAAGGTGCAGGTTTTGCAGGCATATCTTTCTGCCATGTCTCTCAAGAGCTTTCGTATAGCACTTGCCACGTGGTCTCTTTTTATAATAGGCATCAATGTTATTCAGGCTGCGCTGGTTTATTATTTTACATACGTTACCGGTGGGAGGGGCAGCTTTTCTGTTACCTTGATGGTGCTCTTATCTGCAGCTTTGGTTTCTGTTCCTTTCTGGGCTTTTGTTGCAATGCGTAAAGGCAAGCGTTTTGCCTGGAACCTGGGAATGCTTATATTTGCCGTATCTGTTGTGCTTTTTGTATTTCTGGGACCAAGGGTTCCGTTGCTTGTTTCTTATCTCTTCATACTGGTAGGCGGTTTTGGATTTTCTACGCAGTATGCAATCCCGTATGCAGTTTTACCGGATATAGTTGAATACGATTTTGTAAAAAATGGTATCCGCAGGGAAGGTGTTTTTTATGGTATATGGACTTTTATGAGCAAGGCGGGGCAGGCACTGGCCTCTTTTATGACAGGCCTAATCCTCCAATTTTTTGGATATGTTCCGCCGCTTGCAGACGGAGCACCTGCTGCCCAGCCTGATAGCGCCCTATTAGGTATACGTCTGCTTGTAGGTCCAATCCCTGCGGTTTTCTTTATAGTTGGGGTGATTGTATTCTTGTTTTATCCAATTACCCGGGAGTTCTATGACAGGGTTATCAGAATGGCAGAAGAGCGCGGTTCTTCTACATGA
- the metF gene encoding methylenetetrahydrofolate reductase [NAD(P)H] — translation MLRELFKKGKTLFSFEFFPPKTEKGWNELYKTIRTLSGLNPDYVSVTYGAGGSTRDNTHKLVLKIRAELGIDVVAHLTCVGTTKEEILNILNTYDKEGIHNILALRGDIPPVLKDHPSPYKDFPHASDLVAFIKEHFPHMCVGAAAFPEGHPETPNRLKEMEYLKEKVDTGVDFLVTQLFFDNRDYYDFCERCRLTGIDVPIVAGIMPITNPNNMQRMAELAAGMRYPAKLLKSLARAGGNSEGFFGAGVHWAAEQIRDLLDNNVPGIHIYTLNNSRAALAIANALGVENFTRL, via the coding sequence ATGCTGAGAGAACTCTTTAAAAAAGGCAAAACTCTCTTTAGCTTTGAATTCTTTCCACCAAAGACAGAAAAAGGCTGGAATGAGCTTTATAAAACTATACGCACACTCTCTGGACTTAATCCCGACTATGTGAGCGTAACCTATGGTGCTGGTGGAAGCACACGGGATAATACTCACAAGCTGGTACTCAAGATACGCGCAGAGCTTGGCATAGATGTGGTGGCTCACCTCACCTGTGTAGGTACAACAAAAGAAGAAATCCTCAATATCCTCAATACGTATGACAAAGAAGGGATACACAATATCCTTGCACTAAGAGGAGATATCCCGCCCGTCCTAAAAGATCATCCTTCTCCATACAAAGACTTCCCCCATGCTTCCGACCTTGTGGCCTTTATAAAAGAACACTTTCCACACATGTGTGTAGGTGCCGCAGCCTTTCCCGAGGGACATCCAGAAACCCCCAACAGGCTCAAAGAAATGGAATATCTCAAGGAAAAAGTGGATACGGGTGTGGATTTTCTTGTAACCCAGCTTTTCTTTGATAACCGTGACTATTATGATTTCTGCGAGCGCTGCCGTCTTACAGGTATAGATGTGCCGATAGTAGCCGGCATAATGCCAATCACCAATCCCAACAACATGCAAAGGATGGCGGAGCTTGCAGCTGGCATGCGCTATCCTGCAAAACTTCTAAAATCCCTTGCAAGAGCAGGCGGCAATAGCGAAGGCTTTTTTGGCGCGGGGGTACACTGGGCTGCAGAACAAATACGAGACCTTTTGGACAACAATGTGCCGGGAATACACATATACACGCTCAACAACTCACGTGCAGCATTGGCGATAGCCAATGCACTGGGTGTGGAGAACTTTACAAGACTATGA
- a CDS encoding phosphoenolpyruvate carboxykinase (GTP): MLELRKGIDILSHVGGINNIAEAQDLFKKSLDSENLAKLEKIKNEEALLKIANAIAICEPDEVFVNTGSSEDVDKIRKWSIETGEEEPLAVKGHTIHFDLPQDQARLVKQTFYIINDGEKTSSLAKSIARQDALEYVEKYVKGIMKGMRMLIGFYSRGPVGAQAAIPAIEISSSNYVLHSAEILYRNCYESFDAEVTRKGVFFTNLHSQGPNRPEDIPNARIFMDRSWFTTYSTFCTYAGNTLLLKKGNHRFAVDYSVYVKTAEELSEHMFITGIKGPGGRVTYFAGAAPSGCGKTTTAMAGDAFIGDDLAQMWIAEDGTVRAVNPEKGIFGIVEDVNQEGDPYLMKVLRGEGKEVIWSNVLIDENKKPYWVGCGEEIPKKGRNFQGEWYEGKTDENGKPIPPSHPNSRATLHASDIENHNTELAEDPKGVPIKVITYSGRDSDTMPPVWVARNSDEGVVIGASIVSAATATEIGVSGVRRQPWANEPFIPGPLADYMQAQFDFFNSKKIKDSDRPVMAGINYFLTHAARGGNGKGLLGEKRDVKAWLGWLELYANGDVEAIETPIGFIPKYEDLKKLFAERVPGGKEYTKELYDMQFSLYIDNIIARIRLQREAYSKESAIPQKLFEVYDKQEKELLALKEKFGSVVKPDQLA; encoded by the coding sequence ATGCTAGAACTTAGAAAAGGCATAGATATTCTGAGTCATGTAGGTGGTATCAATAATATTGCTGAGGCTCAGGATCTTTTTAAGAAAAGCCTTGATTCCGAAAACCTTGCAAAGCTTGAGAAGATTAAGAACGAAGAAGCTCTTCTTAAGATTGCAAATGCCATTGCTATTTGTGAGCCGGATGAGGTGTTTGTTAACACTGGATCCAGTGAGGATGTGGATAAGATAAGAAAATGGTCCATAGAAACAGGAGAGGAAGAGCCTCTTGCTGTAAAAGGACATACTATTCACTTTGACCTGCCTCAGGATCAGGCTCGTCTGGTTAAGCAGACTTTTTATATCATAAATGACGGAGAAAAGACCAGTTCTCTCGCCAAGTCCATTGCCCGTCAGGATGCTCTTGAATATGTAGAGAAATATGTCAAGGGGATAATGAAGGGCATGAGAATGCTGATAGGTTTCTACAGTAGAGGACCTGTTGGTGCTCAGGCTGCAATCCCTGCCATAGAGATATCAAGCTCCAATTATGTTCTCCACTCTGCAGAGATCCTTTACAGAAACTGTTACGAGAGTTTTGACGCCGAGGTTACTAGAAAAGGTGTTTTCTTTACCAATCTGCATTCTCAGGGACCAAACAGGCCCGAGGATATCCCCAATGCCCGCATCTTTATGGACAGGAGCTGGTTTACAACTTATTCCACTTTCTGTACTTATGCCGGTAATACCCTTCTTCTCAAGAAAGGAAACCACAGATTTGCTGTTGATTACAGTGTATATGTTAAAACAGCAGAAGAGCTTTCTGAGCACATGTTTATTACAGGTATCAAAGGTCCCGGTGGTCGTGTAACATACTTTGCAGGTGCTGCTCCCTCCGGCTGCGGTAAGACCACAACTGCTATGGCAGGCGATGCCTTTATTGGCGATGACCTTGCACAGATGTGGATCGCAGAAGATGGTACTGTACGTGCCGTTAACCCGGAAAAGGGTATCTTTGGTATTGTAGAGGATGTTAACCAGGAAGGTGATCCGTACCTCATGAAGGTTTTAAGAGGCGAGGGCAAAGAGGTTATCTGGTCCAATGTCCTTATAGACGAGAATAAGAAGCCTTACTGGGTAGGTTGCGGAGAAGAGATTCCCAAGAAGGGTCGCAACTTCCAGGGTGAGTGGTACGAGGGCAAGACAGATGAGAACGGCAAGCCTATTCCTCCGTCTCATCCCAACTCCCGTGCAACTCTCCATGCTTCTGATATTGAGAACCACAATACAGAGCTCGCAGAAGATCCCAAAGGTGTTCCAATCAAGGTTATCACATACTCAGGTCGTGACAGCGATACAATGCCTCCTGTTTGGGTTGCTCGCAACTCGGATGAGGGCGTTGTGATAGGTGCCTCCATAGTATCCGCTGCAACTGCTACTGAGATTGGTGTATCAGGTGTAAGACGTCAGCCTTGGGCAAATGAGCCTTTTATCCCCGGGCCTCTTGCCGATTATATGCAAGCTCAGTTTGACTTCTTTAATTCCAAAAAGATTAAGGATTCTGATCGTCCCGTTATGGCGGGTATCAACTACTTCCTTACCCATGCGGCACGCGGTGGAAACGGTAAGGGTCTTCTTGGAGAGAAGCGCGATGTTAAGGCATGGCTTGGCTGGCTTGAGCTCTATGCTAATGGCGATGTTGAGGCAATAGAGACTCCCATAGGCTTTATTCCCAAGTATGAGGATCTCAAGAAGCTTTTTGCAGAGAGGGTTCCCGGTGGTAAGGAGTATACCAAGGAGCTTTATGACATGCAGTTCTCTCTCTATATAGACAATATCATTGCACGCATAAGGCTTCAGAGAGAGGCTTACAGCAAGGAAAGTGCTATTCCCCAGAAGCTGTTTGAGGTTTATGACAAACAGGAGAAGGAGCTCCTTGCACTCAAGGAGAAGTTTGGTTCTGTTGTTAAGCCGGATCAGCTTGCATAA